A window of the Gemmatimonadota bacterium genome harbors these coding sequences:
- a CDS encoding saccharopine dehydrogenase NADP-binding domain-containing protein, protein MLIYGVTGYTGRLILEEALARGHRPVLSGRSAAAVEALARQHGLEARPAALDDPAAMQRALSGAGPVIHCAGPFLHTAQPMLAACLAARVHYLDITGEIGVFEAMAAAHERGVQAGITILPGVGFDVVPTDCLAAHLKRRLPGATSIELAFSGGTGPSHGTAATVIEGLGLGGAVRRGGRIIRVPSAWRTRTVPFADKSRLCVTIPWGDVSTAFHSTGIPDITTYMATTASGLRSMRLMRLVEPLLRMRALKRFLLGRLKSRPAGPSTAALERTQSQVWGEATDASGATVRARLSAATGYKLTALAAVRAAEKVAGGAIPTGFVTPAKAFGADFVLEIPGSVREDLT, encoded by the coding sequence ATGCTGATCTACGGCGTCACCGGCTACACCGGTCGTCTGATCCTCGAGGAAGCGCTCGCGCGCGGCCATCGCCCCGTCCTCTCGGGGCGTTCCGCGGCCGCTGTCGAGGCGCTCGCGCGGCAGCATGGGTTGGAGGCACGGCCGGCCGCGCTCGACGATCCGGCGGCGATGCAACGGGCGCTCTCGGGGGCCGGCCCGGTCATCCACTGTGCCGGGCCGTTCCTGCACACCGCGCAACCCATGCTCGCGGCCTGTCTCGCCGCGCGGGTGCACTACCTCGACATCACGGGAGAGATCGGCGTGTTCGAGGCCATGGCCGCGGCGCACGAGCGGGGTGTGCAGGCGGGGATCACCATCCTCCCCGGCGTCGGCTTCGATGTGGTCCCGACCGACTGCCTCGCCGCGCATCTCAAGCGGCGGCTGCCTGGTGCCACGTCGATCGAGCTCGCGTTCAGCGGCGGGACGGGCCCGTCACACGGCACCGCCGCGACGGTCATCGAAGGCCTCGGACTCGGCGGCGCCGTCCGCCGCGGGGGGCGCATCATACGCGTGCCGTCCGCTTGGCGCACTCGGACGGTCCCGTTCGCCGACAAGTCGAGACTCTGCGTGACCATCCCGTGGGGTGATGTGTCCACGGCATTCCACAGCACGGGCATCCCCGACATCACGACCTACATGGCCACCACGGCGTCGGGTCTTCGTTCGATGCGGCTCATGCGCTTGGTGGAGCCGCTGCTGCGGATGCGCGCGTTGAAGCGGTTCCTGCTGGGGCGCCTGAAGTCGAGGCCGGCCGGGCCCAGCACCGCCGCGCTCGAGCGCACGCAGAGCCAAGTGTGGGGCGAGGCCACCGACGCCTCCGGCGCGACGGTGCGCGCACGACTCTCCGCGGCGACGGGCTACAAGCTGACGGCCCTCGCGGCCGTGCGCGCGGCGGAGAAGGTCGCGGGCGGTGCGATCCCCACCGGGTTCGTCACCCCCGCCAAGGCCTTCGGTGCCGACTTCGTCCTCGAGATCCCCGGGAGCGTTCGGGAGGACCTCACGTGA
- a CDS encoding DinB family protein: MLLGIDPRITTLETELTRVRTEFERALDAVPADRLHRAPAGAWSPAQIVWHVAKVERGIARMVERFDGEIPATATVPPGPSPRTILAVLDQYPFLDRTRKLQAPEPITPPAEVDLVAERARWTDGRVQLFEAIRAAGPRLSLVRHPHPYFGPFDGWQWTLMVARHEERHLLQLHEVVAATA; this comes from the coding sequence ATGCTGCTCGGAATAGACCCTCGCATCACCACCCTCGAGACGGAACTCACCCGTGTCCGGACGGAGTTCGAGCGCGCGCTCGACGCGGTGCCGGCCGACCGCCTGCACCGCGCCCCGGCCGGGGCGTGGAGTCCCGCGCAGATCGTCTGGCACGTCGCCAAGGTCGAGCGGGGCATCGCGCGCATGGTCGAGCGCTTCGACGGCGAGATCCCCGCGACGGCGACGGTGCCGCCAGGCCCCTCGCCGCGGACCATCCTCGCCGTGCTGGACCAGTACCCGTTCCTCGACCGCACGCGGAAGCTGCAGGCGCCGGAGCCCATCACCCCGCCGGCGGAGGTCGACCTCGTCGCGGAGCGCGCCCGCTGGACCGATGGACGTGTCCAGCTCTTCGAGGCGATCCGGGCCGCTGGCCCTCGCCTCTCGCTCGTCCGGCACCCGCACCCGTACTTCGGTCCATTCGACGGCTGGCAGTGGACCCTGATGGTCGCGCGCCACGAGGAACGGCACCTGCTTCAACTCCACGAGGTCGTCGCGGCCACCGCTTAG
- a CDS encoding U32 family peptidase, with protein MPLRPIPELLAPAGSLEAVRAAVANGADAVYLGASRFNARDDGAQLSLDELEQACLIAHERGARVYLTFNILLKPSELHDAMAYLGECIGRGIDAAIVQDIGAVRLIQRIYPGFEIHGSTQMTVHDASGAKVVERLGIDRVVLARENSLDDIRAIRAAVPTLGLETFVHGALCISYSGQCYMSGMISERSANRGSCAQSCRKDYVLRDAVSGAELDRGYLISAKDLGAWDHLAEIAEAGIGCLKIEGRKKKPEFVATVTRGYREFLKQVEQGAFAPPSFEEVQPLVQIFSRGFTGGMYGGREGRDYITRTQPDNRGVELGVVTGFADGEVTVEVRAPIAERDGLGFEPPAGGHLESTGFAAGSVRTLSERDGVWRQAIRARHRVPIGWKVVRSAQAALLERARASFADVGRGERKRRVALSFRLFGTSGSPLKAIVEAEDHEVTVRSELPLQQATSRALDLPQLREQLGRLGETPFVLADVDTRGLADGLFIPVRELNRLRQAAVDELLVLRDWARQAEEAERASRIAEAVAEVPPLPSRKAAVDDAPRPPVDVPRGDVTGVIVAEVWQVEDADAAIAAGAGEVVLDPFLRHPFPPVARVEGLLERARQAGVAIRLRLPTIVRPEERKKLDKWLALGTPLLSGHLGLLHELAAAGRDVRADYAVNCFNQHTAAECFALGASGITPSVELTVDEIGALVQPWGGARFEVLVHGRPEGMTLEHCVLSAAFDRTPTHCRDLCTRRHADTRLTDPAGYEFPVATDYACRNRLLHSRPIEASEFLPRLWQVGIRRFRLVFNVPGDEVAAIVAAHGEALANVAAGRAPGRAVRDEVGDRFTRGHFARAV; from the coding sequence ATGCCGCTCCGTCCCATCCCCGAACTGCTCGCCCCCGCCGGCTCGCTCGAGGCCGTGCGGGCGGCCGTCGCGAACGGGGCCGATGCGGTCTACCTCGGCGCGTCGCGCTTCAACGCGCGCGATGACGGTGCCCAGCTCTCGCTCGACGAGCTCGAGCAGGCCTGCCTCATCGCCCACGAGCGGGGTGCCCGTGTTTACCTGACGTTCAACATCCTGCTCAAGCCGTCCGAGTTGCACGACGCCATGGCGTATCTCGGCGAGTGCATCGGCCGCGGCATCGATGCGGCGATCGTGCAGGACATCGGCGCGGTGCGGCTCATCCAGCGCATCTATCCGGGCTTCGAGATCCACGGGTCGACGCAGATGACCGTGCACGACGCCTCGGGGGCGAAGGTGGTGGAACGGCTCGGCATCGACCGGGTGGTGCTCGCGCGCGAGAACTCGCTCGACGACATCCGGGCGATCCGCGCCGCCGTCCCCACGCTCGGGCTCGAGACCTTCGTCCATGGCGCACTCTGCATCTCCTACAGCGGCCAGTGCTACATGTCGGGGATGATCTCCGAGCGGTCGGCCAATCGCGGCTCCTGTGCGCAATCCTGCCGCAAGGACTATGTGCTGCGGGACGCCGTCTCCGGTGCCGAGCTCGACCGCGGCTACCTCATCTCGGCCAAGGACCTCGGCGCCTGGGATCACCTCGCCGAGATCGCGGAGGCGGGGATCGGCTGCCTGAAGATCGAAGGGCGGAAGAAGAAGCCGGAGTTCGTCGCGACGGTGACGCGCGGGTATCGCGAATTCCTGAAGCAGGTGGAGCAGGGCGCCTTCGCGCCCCCGAGCTTCGAGGAGGTCCAGCCGCTCGTGCAGATCTTCTCGCGCGGCTTCACCGGCGGCATGTACGGTGGGCGCGAGGGGCGCGACTACATCACCCGCACGCAGCCGGACAATCGGGGCGTGGAACTCGGCGTCGTCACCGGCTTCGCCGACGGCGAGGTGACGGTCGAGGTGCGCGCCCCGATCGCCGAGCGCGACGGCCTCGGGTTCGAACCGCCGGCGGGCGGACACCTGGAGAGCACCGGATTCGCCGCCGGTTCCGTCCGCACGCTCTCCGAGCGGGACGGCGTGTGGCGCCAGGCGATCCGCGCACGGCATCGCGTCCCCATCGGGTGGAAGGTCGTGCGGAGTGCGCAGGCCGCGCTGCTCGAGCGCGCGCGAGCGAGCTTCGCGGATGTCGGGCGCGGCGAACGGAAACGCCGCGTCGCGCTCTCGTTCCGCCTCTTCGGCACCTCCGGGTCACCGCTCAAGGCGATCGTCGAGGCCGAGGATCATGAGGTGACCGTCCGCAGCGAACTCCCGTTGCAGCAGGCGACCTCGCGCGCCCTCGACCTGCCGCAGCTGCGTGAGCAACTCGGTCGCCTGGGCGAGACGCCGTTCGTGCTCGCCGACGTGGACACGCGCGGGCTCGCCGACGGGCTCTTCATCCCCGTGCGTGAACTCAATCGACTGCGCCAGGCCGCGGTCGATGAGCTGCTCGTGCTGCGGGATTGGGCGCGACAGGCGGAGGAGGCGGAGCGCGCGTCGCGCATCGCGGAGGCGGTCGCGGAGGTCCCGCCCCTGCCGTCGCGGAAGGCAGCCGTGGACGACGCTCCTCGGCCCCCGGTGGACGTGCCGCGCGGTGACGTCACCGGGGTGATCGTGGCCGAAGTCTGGCAGGTCGAGGATGCCGACGCCGCGATCGCGGCGGGGGCGGGGGAGGTCGTCCTCGATCCGTTCCTCCGCCACCCCTTCCCGCCCGTCGCGCGCGTGGAGGGCCTCCTCGAGCGCGCGCGGCAGGCTGGCGTCGCCATCCGCTTGCGCCTTCCGACGATCGTGCGGCCTGAGGAGCGGAAGAAGCTCGACAAGTGGCTCGCCCTCGGCACGCCGCTGCTCAGCGGCCACCTCGGGCTCTTGCATGAACTGGCGGCGGCCGGTCGGGACGTCCGGGCGGACTACGCCGTGAACTGCTTCAACCAGCACACCGCCGCCGAGTGCTTCGCCCTCGGCGCCTCCGGCATCACACCGTCGGTGGAGCTGACCGTGGACGAGATAGGGGCTCTCGTGCAGCCGTGGGGCGGGGCTCGGTTCGAGGTGCTCGTGCACGGGCGCCCGGAGGGGATGACGCTGGAGCACTGCGTCCTGAGCGCGGCGTTCGACCGCACGCCCACGCACTGCCGCGATCTCTGCACGCGGCGGCACGCCGACACGCGCCTCACCGACCCAGCCGGTTACGAGTTCCCGGTGGCCACCGACTACGCCTGCCGCAATCGCCTCCTGCACTCCCGTCCGATCGAGGCGAGCGAGTTCTTGCCGCGGCTCTGGCAGGTCGGGATCCGGCGCTTCCGGCTGGTCTTCAACGTGCCGGGCGACGAGGTCGCTGCGATCGTCGCCGCGCATGGAGAGGCCCTGGCGAACGTCGCGGCGGGACGCGCGCCCGGACGCGCGGTGCGGGACGAGGTCGGCGACCGCTTCACGCGTGGTCACTTCGCGCGGGCCGTCTAG
- a CDS encoding ATP-dependent DNA helicase RecQ, which translates to MPSPLAVSPRLDEARALLRDCFGYPDFRPGQTDAVSAVLEGRDTLVVLPTGGGKSLCYQVPALMLDGLTVVISPLISLMKDQVDALVARGLPATFVNSTLSAAEVSERMARVQRGEVKLLYVAPERFDLGKTAERLRAVGVRLLAVDEAHCISEWGHDFRPSYLRVKDVRQALGAPPTVALTATATPEVREDIARQLALQDPALILTGFDRTNLSYSVIATRNDAAKDATLIDLLRTRQEDGVAIVYASTRKTVERIATMLQHAKVKAIAYHAGLDDEHRAEVQDAFMTERSRVIVATNAFGMGIDKSNVRLVVHHAMPGTLEAYYQEAGRAGRDRHPATAILLHAFPDRFTHEFFINGALPDRAVVTAVYDACVRMADRDGLVEDGPASIAAEARGKVSDREAESALRILAKGGALAVADASRVQAQVRLLATPARIKAELTEDQHGLELALLRSLWKRAGERLHLGIVADLEALPPGLGGPMGAQALLDALQDRQMIVWRRLGEGITVTDPGKEVGAWPIDWAGLERRRRGELRKLEMMQKYAYTDQCRRAFVLRYFGDPAARPKCDGCDNCTGEKLEASEGVSGGKGARGARTAPKGARSGTRKSPGAAGSATDAPLTREEIEHLDALKAVRGRLAKEEGVPAYVVFPDRSLREMVKARPRTLTALARVHGVGPSRLERYGQEFLDTLTAL; encoded by the coding sequence GTGCCTTCCCCCCTCGCCGTCTCGCCCCGCCTCGATGAGGCCCGCGCCCTCCTGCGTGACTGCTTCGGCTATCCCGACTTCCGTCCGGGGCAGACTGACGCGGTGAGCGCGGTGCTCGAGGGGCGCGATACCCTCGTGGTGCTCCCGACCGGCGGCGGCAAGTCGCTGTGCTACCAGGTGCCGGCGCTCATGCTCGACGGGCTCACCGTCGTCATCTCGCCGCTCATCTCGCTGATGAAGGACCAGGTCGACGCGCTCGTCGCGCGGGGACTGCCCGCGACCTTCGTCAACAGCACGCTCTCGGCCGCCGAGGTGAGCGAGCGCATGGCCCGCGTCCAGCGCGGCGAGGTGAAGCTGTTGTACGTCGCGCCGGAGCGATTCGACCTCGGGAAGACGGCCGAGCGATTGCGTGCGGTCGGCGTGCGCCTGCTGGCAGTCGACGAGGCGCACTGCATCAGCGAGTGGGGGCACGATTTCCGGCCGAGCTACCTGCGCGTGAAGGACGTGCGCCAGGCACTCGGGGCCCCGCCGACCGTCGCGCTCACCGCGACGGCGACGCCGGAGGTCCGCGAGGACATCGCGCGCCAGCTCGCCCTGCAGGATCCCGCGCTGATCCTCACGGGATTCGACCGGACGAATCTCTCGTACAGCGTCATCGCCACCCGGAACGATGCCGCCAAGGACGCGACGCTCATCGACCTGCTCCGCACGCGGCAGGAGGACGGCGTGGCGATCGTCTACGCGAGCACGCGGAAGACCGTCGAACGCATCGCCACGATGCTGCAGCACGCGAAGGTGAAGGCGATCGCCTATCACGCGGGCCTCGACGACGAGCATCGCGCCGAGGTGCAGGATGCCTTCATGACCGAGCGGTCGCGCGTGATCGTCGCCACCAATGCGTTCGGCATGGGGATCGACAAATCCAACGTCCGGCTCGTCGTCCACCACGCGATGCCGGGAACGCTCGAGGCGTACTACCAGGAGGCGGGGCGCGCCGGCCGCGACCGGCACCCCGCGACCGCGATCCTCCTGCACGCGTTCCCGGACAGGTTCACGCACGAGTTCTTCATCAACGGCGCACTCCCGGACCGCGCGGTCGTGACCGCGGTCTACGACGCTTGCGTGCGCATGGCGGACCGCGACGGCCTCGTGGAGGACGGACCGGCGTCGATCGCGGCGGAGGCTCGTGGGAAGGTCAGCGACCGCGAGGCGGAGTCGGCGTTGCGGATCCTCGCGAAGGGCGGGGCACTCGCGGTGGCCGATGCGTCGCGCGTGCAGGCGCAGGTCCGCCTCCTCGCCACGCCGGCGCGCATCAAGGCGGAACTGACGGAGGACCAGCACGGGCTCGAGCTGGCGCTGCTCCGTTCGCTCTGGAAGCGCGCAGGTGAGCGCTTGCATCTCGGGATCGTCGCGGACCTCGAGGCCTTGCCGCCGGGCCTCGGCGGTCCCATGGGCGCACAGGCGCTGCTGGATGCCTTGCAGGACCGGCAGATGATCGTCTGGCGCCGCCTCGGCGAAGGGATCACCGTGACCGATCCCGGGAAGGAGGTCGGAGCCTGGCCGATCGACTGGGCCGGCCTCGAGCGACGGCGTCGCGGTGAGCTTCGCAAGCTCGAGATGATGCAGAAGTACGCCTACACCGACCAGTGCCGCCGCGCCTTCGTGCTGCGTTACTTCGGGGATCCCGCCGCGCGCCCGAAGTGCGACGGGTGCGACAACTGCACGGGAGAGAAGCTCGAGGCGAGCGAGGGCGTGTCTGGTGGCAAGGGCGCCCGGGGGGCGCGAACGGCGCCCAAGGGCGCGCGGAGCGGGACGAGGAAGTCGCCCGGCGCCGCGGGCAGCGCCACCGACGCGCCCCTCACGCGCGAGGAGATCGAGCACCTCGACGCGCTCAAGGCGGTCCGTGGTCGCCTCGCGAAGGAGGAGGGAGTGCCTGCCTACGTGGTCTTCCCGGACCGCTCACTGCGCGAGATGGTCAAGGCGCGACCACGCACGCTGACGGCCCTCGCCCGCGTGCATGGTGTCGGTCCATCGCGTCTCGAACGCTACGGTCAGGAGTTCCTCGACACCCTGACCGCGCTGTGA
- a CDS encoding DUF4956 domain-containing protein has translation MPPLSQLGIWRNLVARTAVFYVVMGAIFYWARDLVPADAGIFSGESVRDFAAGRAGGAAPISAMPTALATIIAMLTAFVTALPVAWVYTLTRRKKGFQQSVVQTYLILPVVAAAIVVMVKTSLALAFSLGGIVAAVRFRTSLDDSKDAAGIFVVIGIGMAAGVAPEVAWVISVGFNLLMLVLWWTDFGKPVALEGKAAERKLERALATANRTGMFLARMDDEVLKSMSSSQLEALADRAWRRRKRNDPDLAEEDSGTAERPHYERMLRLRTVDVERARELCEQKFDGLFRHWKYLGSVKENDLRVLEYGVTMADTVTPGVVSDDLGAIPDSPLRGVELR, from the coding sequence ATGCCCCCCCTGTCCCAACTCGGCATCTGGCGCAATCTCGTCGCACGCACCGCGGTGTTCTACGTGGTGATGGGCGCGATCTTCTATTGGGCCCGCGACCTCGTGCCCGCGGACGCGGGCATCTTCAGCGGCGAAAGCGTCCGCGACTTCGCGGCCGGCCGCGCCGGCGGGGCAGCCCCGATCTCCGCCATGCCCACCGCGCTCGCGACGATCATCGCGATGCTGACCGCCTTCGTCACGGCCCTGCCGGTGGCCTGGGTGTACACCCTCACGCGGCGCAAGAAGGGCTTCCAGCAGTCGGTGGTGCAGACCTACCTGATCCTCCCGGTCGTCGCGGCGGCGATCGTCGTGATGGTGAAGACGTCGCTCGCGCTCGCCTTCTCGCTCGGCGGCATCGTCGCCGCCGTGCGGTTCCGCACCTCGCTGGATGACAGCAAGGATGCGGCCGGCATCTTCGTGGTGATCGGCATCGGCATGGCCGCTGGCGTGGCCCCCGAGGTCGCGTGGGTGATCTCGGTCGGCTTCAACCTGCTCATGCTGGTCCTCTGGTGGACCGACTTCGGCAAGCCGGTGGCGCTCGAAGGGAAGGCGGCGGAGCGGAAGCTCGAACGAGCGCTCGCGACGGCCAATCGGACGGGGATGTTCCTCGCCCGGATGGACGACGAGGTGCTCAAGTCGATGTCCTCGTCGCAGCTCGAGGCACTGGCCGACCGCGCCTGGCGCCGGCGGAAGCGCAACGACCCCGACCTCGCCGAGGAGGATTCGGGGACGGCGGAGCGGCCGCACTACGAGCGCATGCTGCGACTGCGCACGGTCGACGTGGAGCGTGCGCGCGAGCTATGCGAGCAGAAGTTCGACGGGCTCTTCCGGCACTGGAAGTACCTGGGCAGCGTGAAGGAGAACGACCTGCGTGTCCTCGAGTACGGCGTCACGATGGCCGACACCGTCACCCCGGGCGTCGTCAGCGACGACCTCGGGGCGATCCCCGACTCGCCGCTCCGCGGCGTGGAGCTCCGATGA
- a CDS encoding alkaline phosphatase family protein, translating to MRLSYRLRLLSVVLGLAAPSVACAQRGAPGAATSAGAPSTVRAKPRLVLFITVDQLRPDYLVRWHDQLTGGLRMLVDGGAFAPAGVHDHAITETAPGHASTMSGRFPYSTGIASNSAGVNTAEAPLVDSDGIGASPFRFQGTTLADWMAAADARTRVLSVSRKDRGAILPIGRGKFPVFWYAQASGKFTTSTWYADTLPTWVRAFNAEDRVMTRHAGSVWTPLLPESAYPEADSTAGEVMSGEVLFPHVLADDTLRARNQVIGFPAMDQLTLDLAWRGVRALDLGSGPQTDLLAVSLSTTDAVGHRWGPDSRELHDQVLRLDRALGVFLDSLFALRGRDNVLVALTADHGVAPSPDVRSAWGDNAKATRVFRDDFDPAFQAVAPLIARHALDPEAFAFDGQTLDVDRARIPAAKQRQMLEVLRAFAKAAAQVPGVLRADVIDDLARADTTKDAIARRWLHMFRPGGEVGVAITLTPYSYFGRGNTATHGSPHDYDARVPVLFFGAGIRPGTLPAARVVDMAPTLAALLGIRPLERLDGHVLPQVLQPPSP from the coding sequence GTGCGCCTCTCCTACCGGCTCCGCCTCCTCTCGGTCGTTCTCGGACTCGCGGCCCCCTCCGTGGCCTGTGCGCAGCGCGGCGCGCCGGGGGCGGCCACGTCCGCGGGAGCGCCCAGCACGGTCCGCGCGAAGCCGCGCCTCGTGCTCTTCATCACGGTCGACCAGCTGCGCCCCGACTACCTGGTCCGCTGGCACGACCAGCTCACCGGTGGCCTGCGGATGCTCGTCGATGGCGGGGCGTTCGCGCCCGCCGGCGTGCACGACCATGCGATCACCGAGACGGCGCCGGGACATGCGTCGACGATGTCGGGGCGCTTCCCGTACTCGACCGGCATCGCGAGCAACTCGGCCGGCGTGAACACCGCCGAGGCGCCGCTGGTGGACTCCGACGGCATCGGGGCCTCGCCGTTCCGCTTCCAGGGCACGACGCTGGCCGACTGGATGGCCGCCGCTGACGCGCGCACGCGCGTCCTCTCCGTGTCGCGAAAGGATCGCGGCGCCATCCTCCCCATCGGTCGCGGGAAGTTCCCGGTGTTCTGGTATGCTCAGGCCTCGGGCAAGTTCACCACGAGCACCTGGTACGCCGACACGCTGCCGACCTGGGTCCGCGCGTTCAATGCGGAGGATCGGGTCATGACCCGGCATGCCGGCAGTGTCTGGACGCCGCTGCTCCCCGAGTCGGCGTATCCCGAGGCCGACTCCACCGCGGGCGAGGTGATGAGCGGGGAGGTGCTGTTCCCGCACGTGCTGGCGGACGACACGCTCCGTGCGCGGAACCAGGTCATCGGCTTCCCGGCGATGGACCAGTTGACGCTCGATCTCGCCTGGCGCGGGGTGCGAGCGCTCGACCTCGGCAGCGGTCCGCAGACCGACCTGCTCGCCGTCTCGCTCTCGACCACTGATGCCGTCGGGCATCGCTGGGGCCCCGATTCGCGCGAGCTGCATGACCAGGTCCTGCGACTGGACCGCGCGCTCGGCGTGTTCCTCGATTCGCTCTTCGCGCTCCGCGGACGCGACAACGTCCTCGTGGCGCTCACGGCCGACCATGGCGTGGCGCCGAGTCCGGACGTGAGGTCGGCCTGGGGCGACAACGCCAAGGCGACGCGCGTCTTCCGCGACGATTTCGATCCCGCGTTCCAGGCGGTCGCGCCGCTCATCGCGCGACACGCGCTCGATCCCGAGGCGTTCGCCTTCGACGGGCAGACGCTCGACGTCGACCGCGCACGCATCCCCGCCGCGAAGCAGCGGCAGATGCTCGAGGTGCTCCGGGCCTTCGCGAAGGCCGCGGCGCAGGTCCCCGGTGTGCTCCGGGCCGACGTGATCGACGACCTCGCGCGCGCCGACACCACGAAGGACGCGATCGCCCGGCGCTGGCTGCACATGTTCCGGCCCGGTGGCGAGGTCGGCGTCGCGATCACGCTCACGCCGTACAGCTACTTCGGCCGCGGCAACACGGCCACGCACGGCTCGCCGCACGACTACGACGCGCGCGTCCCCGTGCTGTTCTTCGGCGCGGGCATCCGGCCGGGGACGCTCCCGGCGGCGCGGGTGGTCGACATGGCGCCGACGCTCGCCGCACTCCTGGGCATCCGTCCGCTCGAGCGGCTCGACGGGCACGTGCTCCCGCAGGTCCTGCAGCCTCCCTCCCCCTAG